From the Jilunia laotingensis genome, the window TCAATCCAAAATAGCCCTCAGAAATTGAAAAACCAGCTTGAAAAATTCCTGCATCTATAATCCCTCCTTTTTGTGTTATATAAGCTTTTAAGATGTACCCAGCAATAATAGCCAATGATCCGCTAAACATCATAGCTATACCTAACTTAATCAGTCCCAAACCGTGCCCCAAAGATTTCAAAAAGGGTTCATTCACTTTTACCGTTTTTATCTTCTTGGCATAAACCGAAGAAAATATGAGTGTACAAACTGCCGAAATAATAATAGACGGCACAATGCCATTATAAGAAAATAAATAGAAAAGGGGGATCGACAATAGTAAACCGACAAATGAACCAATCATTCCCGATTTAGCCATATAACCAATTTTCCGCATTCCTTGCAAAGCAGCTAATTGTCCTGAACTTAAGGCTGCAAAAAACAGAACCACAGATAACCATATAAAAGACCATGTATATTCTTTATTACCAAAAGTCCATTGGCTTAGATGAGAAGCTAGTAGTAATGTGACTATAAATCCCAAAAGCCCTGTTAGAAGCAACCAACGTTGCAAAGTTTTCAATATACGAGAGACTTTTACAATATCACCACTCCCTGCAGCCTCTGAAATTTCCTTTACCGCACTGGAGTTTATCCCCAAGCCTGTAATCGTTTTTAAAACATCTAAAGTAGAATTCAACATTCCAAATAATCCGATCCCCGTAGGACCTAGCAGTACAGCAAGAATTTTGGATTTAATGATATTTATCAATATATTAAAGATCTGCACGCCTCCAAATATACTGGTTGCTTTGAATATTTGGCGATAGGTTGACTGTTGATTTGTCATCTAATTAAAAAGTTCATTTACCTCCACAAAAATATGACGTATAAGTTAAATAACAAAGCAAATTATTATCTTTGTTCCCATGAATGTAAAATTAAGCTTCATTATACCGTTTTATGGTAATGCAAACAAGGAACTATTAAATCGCTGTATTAAATCCATTAAAAATCAAGGAATAAAAGACAGTGATTATGAAATTATCATTGCAAATGATAACGGAAGAGGTTTAGGTGGAGCACGCAATATTGGCCTGAGCCAAGCAATAGGCAAATACATTATTTTTATAGATGCAGATGATTACATTTTCCAAGACAGTCTGCTTAAATGCTTAGCACTTATAGAAATCCATGAGCCAGACATCCTCTCCTTCGGTCTCAGAAAGGTCATTATCAACCAAAGCAAATTAACTCTTGAAAAGAGATTTTCATATTCAACATATCTTTCAGGTGCTGAATATATGAGTTCCCACAATTTTACAGGAAGTGCATGCCGGCATATATTTCGTAAAGAATTTATATCTTCTTTTAGATTTGCAGAAAACCGATACCATGAAGATGAAGACTTTGTCGCAAAAGCATATTGCTTTGCACAAAAAACAATTATCACGGATTATCCGGTTTACGCTTATTGTTGCCAGCAACAATCTATTACAAGTACACAAACAAAGGAAACGCAAACAAAACGGATAAACGACTTTCATGCCATGTTGATGCGAATTGATCATTTATTAAAAACAGAAGAGTTGATCTCTCAGATTTCTCAAAACGCGTTAACTCGTAGATTAAATTTCCTTACTATAGATTACATACGACAATTAAGAAGGAATAAACTCAGCATAATGGAAATTCGAACCAAAATAAAAGAATTAGTCAACGACGGACTATTACCCTTACCGGATAAAAGTTATTCTTGGAAATATTCTATAACATGTAAAATTATAAATACATTAATTTATTTATGAAAATATTACTAATCGGAGAATGTAGCAATTTACACTGGACACTTGCTCAAGGTTTACGTATTTTGGGCCATGAAGTACATGTTGCAGCAAGCCATAATGGGTGGAGACAATATAAATTTGACATTTCATTAAATCGTCAAACAAGCAGTTTCAAAGACGGCTTACTTTGTTTAGGACGAATATTATATCATTTCCCCAAATTCAGAAATTATGATATCGTTCAGATCAATCATCCCTATTTTTTACGTATACGTTCTGAAAAAGCCTTGCCTTTTTATCGTTACCTTAAAAAATACAACAAGAAGATTTTCCTCGGAGCATTCGGAACTGATTATTATTATGCAAAAGCATGTATGGAAACTAATACGTTTCGCTATTCCGATTTCAAAATCGGTAATACTTTTAAAGACACTCCAACTAATCGAATAGAATTACAAGAATGTCTAACAGGTGGAACAGCCCGTGCCAACCAAGAAATAGCAAAAACATGTAATGGGATTATAGCATGCCTTTGGGAATACTATGTATCCTATGCACCATATTTCGAAGATAAAGTCACCTTTATACCCTTACCTATTAATTGCAACGAAATAACAAGTCGAGTGCATAATATACCCGATAAATTAAATTTCTTCATAGGTATCCAATCTGAACGCAGTGATGTCAAAGGAACAGATATCATGTATCCGGTACTAAAAAAAGTACAACAGAAATATCCTGATTTATGCCATATCACTGAAGCCAAGAATATTCCTTATATTCAATACCAAAAACTACTGGATGGAGCAGATGTCCAATTAGATCAGTTATATTCTTACACCCCATCAATGAATTCACTTTTGGCAATGGCCAAAGGAATTGTAGTAGTAGGAGGTGGAGAAGAAGAAAATTATGATATATTAAACGAAAAGCAATTACGTCCTATTATAAACGTTTATCCTTCGGAAGAAGACATTTTTCAAAAGTTAGAAGATATTGTATTGCATAAAGAAAGAATACCTGAGCTTTCGGCACAGAGTATAGAATATGTCCAAAAGCACCATGACTATATAAAAGTAGCCCAAGAATATGTTGATTTCTGGACAACACATTAATTTTCCATTCTTTGACAAGTTACTATGCAAGAAGAAAGATCCGGGTACAAGACATTATATGCAATCCGGATCTATTCAAACCTATTTAGTGCAGCAATCACCTGTCCCACTTCCTCGTCCGACATTTGCGGAGAAAGCGGAAGACTCAGTACCTCGCGATGAATTCGTTCGGTAACAGGTAGATCGAGAGAGCTATATTCACTCAAAGCCCCTTGTTTATGTGGTGGAATAGGATAATGGATCAATGTCTGTATTCCCATTTCTGTAAGATAAGCTTGCAAACGGTCACGAACAGGTGAAAAGATAGGAAAAATATGAAATACATGCTGTTCCCATTCATCGACCTGAGGCAAAGTCAACAAAGAATTATGTATACCATCTATATAAAGGCGCGCAATCGTCCGGCGACGTTCATTGTTGGCATCCAATCGCGAAAGTTTGACTGAAAGTACGGCAGCCTGTAATTCGTCAAGTCTGCTGTTAATGCCCTGGTAAGGATGTATATATTTTGCAGAAGATCCGTAGTTACCCAATGAACGCGCTAAAGAAGCTACTTCTTCATCATCAGTAACAACAGCTCCACCATCGCCCAAAGCTCCAAGATTTTTAGAAGGATAAAAGCTAAACGCGGCTGCATCTCCCAGATGTCCGGCATGTTTTCCTTTATATACCGCACCGTGCGCTTGTGCTACATCCTCTACTACTTTCAAATGATAACGATGGGCAATGGCAAGGATCGGATCCATATCCGCACAACGCCCATAAAGGTGTACCGGGAGTATGGCACGGGTACGGGAGGTTATGCATTCTTCTATTTTTTCAGGATTTATATTGCAGGTATCCCAACAAGGTTCACAGAGTATCGGTTTCAGTCCGGCACGAAGTACACCGATGATAGTAGCTATACAAGTATTGGCAGGTACAATCACTTCATCTCCGGGTTGCATAATGCCCAACTGCTGGTAAGCCATAAAAATAAGTGTCAGTGCATCCATACCATTTCCCGTACCTACGCAATATTTCGCTCCGCAATATTCCGCAAATCGAGACTCGAATTTTGCATTTTCATTTCCCTGAATATACCATCCGGATTTAATCACTCTATTTATTGCCTCCGACAGTTCAGGCTCGAACGAGTCACTGACACGCTGTAATTCAAAATACTTTATCATTTGACAGGAATTTTAAATTTAATTCATAAGCATCATATACGACAGCACGACCTCCGAATCCTTCTTTCTGAAAAATCAATCCTGCATTCAGATACCGCCCCCCCTCTTCAACCGAAGTTCCAAAATCGAAATACTTCTTGTTTGCGTACCGGTCATAAAGCAAATAATCGAACAAATAATCAAGTGCGCCTACACTTCTCCCATATTCGGTTGAACCGATGTATTGAACATGGGCAACTTGCCGAGTAACATACACCACACATCCCCCTATGGTTTCACCCTCCACATTTACAACGCGGTGGAGTTCTATCTCTGCAGGAAAATAACAATGAAGCAGCATCATCTCTTTCAAAGAATGTACAGGCTGTGCGTCATAACGTTTCTCCAGATTGGCTTCTAATATCGGCCAAAAGAGTTCAAAGGCGTTGTCCGTACAAATGTTCAAACCTGTATGTTGGGCTTTTTTCAATTTCCGGCGGTGCAAGGTACGGAAAGGGAGAGGTTTGTCTAGTAAGACTACCGAAGAAATCTTGCGTTCAATCACATGTGCATTTGTACGGAAAAGAACATAAAGATCTTCCTCCGAAGGATAAGCATGATATATATGTGGAACCGGACGGTATATGATTCTCTCCACTTCCGGTATTTCCTTCAGATATTGAAAAAGCAAACGGAATATTTCCAGTACCAAATCTATTGTTGCCTGATAAGAAAGGAGCAATCCACCGTATGTCAATCCATTATGAGTGCAAAAAGCATTTCCGGAAAGATGAGCCGGCAATAATGCGATCAGTTGTTCCCCTTTGTAGAACATCAACGAATGATCATCGAACCGATCGGAGTGATAGTCCATATAATCACGTTGCAATAAGAAAGTCCCATTCTTAGTCTCCGGAACGAATTGATCCCAAATGTGTTTCAGATCTTGAGTATAACGGGTTACGTTTAACCGCGATTCTGCAATATGCTCATTCATCGTTTTATGAAATCCAAAAATTCCTCGTAAGAATTTATATAAGTTTCAGGACAATATACATGAGAAGCGAAAACTAATAAAACGGCATCCGAAGAGAAATTGCTCAGTTCATTCCAAGTAGCGGGAGGAACCAATAATCCTTCCGATTTTGATGTCAGATGATACGTCCTTCTCCCATTCACATCTTCCAAACAAACATCTACACTGCCGTGGATAGCTATCAAATATTGATAAGACAGCCTGTTTGCATGTTTTCCACGCTCTTCTCCCTGTGGCACATCATATATCCAATAGACACGTGTCACTGTAAAAGGTACCTGTTTTTCAAATTCAAGAAGTGTCAAGCTACCTCGTTTATCTGTAAATGTCTTTAAATAATCCATACTTTATAAGAAACGATATTTACCGGATATTATTATATGACTGAGGCTTTATGTTAACTTTACAACCGGAAATTAACGGATATGCTATATCGAATGACAATTGACAATAGATACATACATTAAATCTTATGAGTGAGTAAAAAGTATGAGAATACAGGCTCTATTAAACAAGAAAATAGACAGATATGGCTAACCAGCGTTTGAGATATTAACACTCATCGCGCTGGACATTAATACCTATCACACTGAATATTAATATCCATCACGCTGGGTATTAATACCCAACGTGATGGAAAAGGTTACTCATCAAACAAGTTATAAAACACTGAGAACGAATAGTTAGTAAATTCAAATGGTGTATTATCTTCTTGAACTGTTTCCCCGTTCTGAAGAACCGGCAGAACTTGACGTGCTACTTCTACGACTGCTGCTGCCTGAAGAGGAATTTGAAGAGGAAGAGCTACGGCTCGGACTGCTTGAAACAGAACTTGATCGGGAACTATTACCCCGACTGGTGGATGTATTTCTTCCGCTTTCCGTATTATTCGTCCGCCCACTTGTAGAGGAACCGGAGGAAGAATTCCTTCCTGAATTGCTTCCGGTAGAATTGCTTCGACGACTGGAAGAGGACCCTCTGTTAGAACTGTTACTTCCAGATGTACTTTCCTGTTTGGTAGACGAAGAAGCACCCGGACGGGAGGTGGAAGTGCTAGGACGAGAAGTCGAAGTACTTGGACGTGACGTACTTGGGCGTGTGGGAGTATCCGTACTGGTTGAGCTACCAGGACGGGCTGATGTACTTGGGCGAGTCGTCGTTCCGGGTCGAGTACTACTTCCAGGTCGAGTGGAAGTTCCGGGTCTTGTAACGTTGCCCGGTCTTGTATTCGTATTCGGACGGATCGTTACCGAACCGAAATCAGAACGGCGATTGGAACGATAGACCCTATCATTTCTAACACTGAAATCACCGGAATAATGAGGATGATTGTAACGTCCACGATAGTAACCATCATGATAATGGTTCCGGTAATGCGCACCATTATAACTGCGATAGTGGTGAGGTTTAGGGAAATAAAAATGATTATGGTTTACATACGTGATGTAGACGCGGAAATTCCATCCACCCCCACTTGCATAAATCGGACGGTAAAAGTAATCTGTCCGAAGGAAACGACGATATTGTGAATCAGACAACACCCACCGCAAATCCTCATTGCGTATATCCAAAGCTTCGTAATAATCATTCAAAGCCCATTCGTACCCACGGATCACATCATCCATCAGATAACGGATCGAGTAAATGAAGTCGAAGTTTATCTCATACACATCATTATATTGCGGTGTATTCAAATTCAGTTCATAAGCCATCTTATCCGTCAGGAAACGGGTCTCCTTGCGAATGCGGCTATTGCTCATGGCGGCCATACATGTACTGCTCATGGCAGTCATCCCGATGGCAAAAAGTATTAATATGATTCGTTTCATGATCAATCGTTTTTATAGGGTTATCTATTTTCGTGATACTTCTTTATAAATTCATTTATTTCATTCTTATCCATACTGAAAGTCAGTTGATCGATCGCCCGAAAAAAGTTCGGTTTATCCGCAATGCGAGGGTATATCTTTTTTAAGAACGCTTTCTTCTCGCTATCAAAAGTATAGAATTTGAGCAACCGGATACATTGGTCAGTAGTAAAATAAGAACTTATCAATGCATTGTTAAGTAGCTCTTCACGATCTGAAGTGAAATTTTGCTTATCCATCAAGTGGATGAATTGCTCAAAAGAACTGTTGCTCATCGGTGGGTCACCATACGCATCATGGGAGTTATGCCCGGGTCTATCCGGTCGGTTGCCATTTCCATGTCCCGGCCTGTGCGAATCGCGGATAATAATCTCTTTTATTTTTCCTACTGAGCAATAGACACGTTCATCAAAAAGTGCATCTTCCCTTCTGTAATCATCGCTCCGGTGTGCGGCATAAACTTCCACCCGGCAGTTCCCTCTCAAATTGGCTACAAAACAACTGTTTGTCGGCTCACAAATCCGTTGTCCGTCTACAAAGACCACAATTCTTTCACCCGGACTTTCAATCCGGATGCCATCCAATGAAAAAGCTTTTAGCGAAACTGCTGCCAAAAGAAAGAAGAAACCGAATATCAATTTACGTATCATATCTATCATTTTAAGTTTTAAAATATCTGAACTTCACTAACACCCGATTGGTTGCGGGTGATGATGCTCATGCCCTTGGGGAAGTGTAAATGTATTCATGCTAATCACCTTGTCACCATCAAACGTTATCACAACCACCTTCCACTCACCCGGCACACCAGAGGCTTCCCGGTATTCCCATTCTTCAATTTCCCTGTCAAAACGGCGGAAATCAGGTGTTCCGAAAAGCTTTGAAACTTCTTGCCTACTCATTCCTTCCTGTACCTTCATGATATTATTTGTTAGTATCCCGCAACTGGCAAACAACAGAGGAAATAACAATAAAAGCAATCTTAATCTTTTCATAACCTACCTATTTTTAGTGAATCAACTTGGATATTTTCTTTATATCACAAAAATAGGGTGAGAAAACTCCCCACCCTAATGATTCTCTCTATTCGTAAGTAGGGTTTTCCCTATTGCAATTAGGGTCGCACCAATCGGATACCCTTTTCTTCCAAAGCAACCACACGCTTTTTGTATAAATCACCGACAGCCTTCTTGAATGTTTTCTTACTCACACCGAAGATCGCATAAATATCTTCTGCCGGGCTTTTATCAGTCAAAGCAATATGCCCTTCATGGTCTTTGATATATTGCAACAGGTCTTTGGAAAAATCACCAACCTTTTCAAAACCAGGTTTTTGTAATATAAGATCGATTTTACCATCTTCGCGCACTTGCTTCACAAAAGCTTTTAGTTCCATCCCTGTATGCAAAGGTTGGAATATCTCACTGTCATATAGCAGTCCACCGAACTTATTGTCAATGATGGCTTTAAATCCTAAATCGGTCTTTTGCCAGATCAAGACATCCACCTCATCGCCCGGTTGATATTCCGGTGTTTCTTTCGAAAGGTAACGGTCTACTTTTGCCGAAGCTACAATCCGATAGCTCTCTTCATCAATATGTGCATGAATGATGTATTTATTGCCTACCTGCATTTTCATCTTTTGTTCGCCGAAGGGAACGAAAAGATCTTTCATCAATCCCCACTTAAGAAAGGCACCATATTCATTCACCCAGGCTACTTCTAGGCAGGCGAACTCTCCTACCTGTACCAAAGGAGTCAATGTGGTAGCTACCAATCTCTCGTCAATATCCAAGTAGAGAAACACATTCAGCATGTCTCCCACCTTACAATCTTCAGGCACATACCGCGAGGGCAAAAGAATTTCACCTTCCTCACCTCCATCCAGATACATTCCGAAGTCTACTTCCTTCACAACCTCCAGCTGGTTGAACTTTCCTAATTTTATACTCATATATTTAGCGGTTAGTAATCAGAACTTAATAATAAGTTAATTCCCGACAAAGATAATCTATTTACCTTACATCTGCATCTCTGATATAACTTTTCATTATCAGCCAGAACCTTTTTCAATAAACATTCTACCCATTATGTCGTTATCTTTGTAACGACAAACAAATTAAGATTGTTCAACTATAAAATAGATATGATTATGAATTTCTTAACCAACGAAAAACTTACGATTGTAGGAGCTGCAGGAATGATCGGTTCCAATATGGCTCAGACGGCTATGATGATGAAACTGACTCCCAACATCTGCTTATACGATCCATATGCACCGGCACTGGAAGGTGTGGCAGAAGAGTTGCTTCATTGCGGATTTGCTGATGTCAACCTGACATTTACTTCAGATATCAAAGAAGCTTTGACGGGAGCATCCTACATTGTATCATCCGGTGGCGCTGCACGTAAGGCTGGTATGACTCGTGAAGACCTTTTGAAAGGGAATGCTGAAATTGCCGCTCAATTCGGCAAAGATATCCGCCAATATTGTCCGGAAGTGAAACATGTGGTAGTTATATTCAACCCGGCAGACATAACGGGACTGATTACTTTACTTTATTCAGGGCTGAAACCTTCACAAGTATCTACACTGGCAGCATTGGACAGTACTCGCCTGCAAAACGAACTGGTGAAATACTTTAAGATCCCCGCTTCCAAGATACAGAACTGCCGTACTTACGGAGGCCACGGGGAACAAATGGCTGTATTTGCTTCTACTACCACGGTAGATGGTGATACTTTGACCAATTGGATTGGTACCACTCGTTTACCGCAAACAGAATGGGATGCGATCAAACAGCGCGTCATCCAAGGAGGTAAACACATTATCGATTTGCGTGGAAGGTCTTCTTTCCAAAGTCCTGCCTACCTTTCCATTGAGATGATTGCTGCAGCAATGGGAGGCGAACCTTTCCGCTGGCCTGCAGGTACATACGTATCTAATGGAAAATTCGACCATATAATGATGGCAATGGAAACTTCTATCACAAAAGACGGCATCAGTTATAAAGAAGTAACAGGTAGTCCAGCAGAACAACAGGAACTGGAAGATAGCTACAAGCATCTTTGCAAGCTTCGTGATGAAGTAATAGGCATGGGAATCATTCCACCTATCAAAGATTGGCATATGCTGAATCCGAATATAAAATAGACTCCATATCGAATAATAAGTAGGATGATCACTCTAAAGGAACACCGGTTGCAAACCATCAGGAAATGCAACCGGTGTTCTTTTATTGAAGATGAATAACTTTTATTTCTTTATCAGGACAGTTTTATCCTTTATTTCAGCAACCTCTACCAAATAGACTCCGACGCATATGAAGAGTATGGCAAACAATTGTGTCCAACTAAAACGATCCTGCCCTAAAATCAAAGAAGCTATCGTTGCAACGATGAGAATCAAATAGCCATAAATGGCAACAACCGTCGCCTTAAGATATTTTAAACCGATAGGCAACAACATGTAGCTTAGCACTGTCGGGAAAATAAGCACAAACATCAGCACGGTAAAAGGCAACCAATGTAAAGGCAATGAAAATACGGGAGCATCAAATCCGGTAATAGCCGATACGATAATCCCAGAAAAAGCCGCACCGGAAAAAGTATATTTCAACATAGTCATGGCTCCCACTGCTGTAAGGATTTTCTTACTTGCTACCAAATATATGGCATAAACTACTGAACTAAGCAAACAAAGCATATTACCGACAAAAGCATCCGAGGCCAAATCATCGCTTTTCTGCGTCAAGATGCAGACCAATGCCCCTACAAGTGCTATCGATATGCCCAAAATCTTGAAACCGGTTGCCCGCTCATGAAAGAAAGATACCATAATGATGAAAACCCAAACAGGTTGCAAACTCGTAAAAATAGAACTGGATATAGGAGTCGTCTTACTTAATCCGATCAAATAAAGAAACATGAAACCATACAATCCTGCCGCACCTAACAGAAACAGCAACCATTTGTCTTTCTTACTTGTTTTTTCTTCCGATGGCAAAAACCAATCTATCACCCAGAACGCCACCGCAGCAAACGTACAGCGAAGCGTTGCCCCTGTTAACGGACTCAACCACAAAGGGAGCAAGAATTTAAGGGCATTCATATTCAATCCGCTAAACACTTTCGATACCGCCATACTCAGATTGGCTTCCAGTTTTTTATTCTCCATAATGTAAGTTTTACTTTATATCTATTTAACATGCCATCTAAGATGCCCCTTTTCCACGATGCGAACGACTACTTATGCCTTATCATCAAATAGGAATGTATTCCTTTTGGTATACGCCCACACCAGTGCAACCAAAGTAATGCATAGATTGAAAACAAATGCAAACTGTTGCGACTTGATATGAAATACCGTAGATTGAAAGAAATCCATAATAAACGGACAGAGCAAAATGGCCAAGTAATTCATCATCATAACAAAAGCAAGAGCCAATGTGACTTTTTTCGGAATAGCCGTATGGGTAGTCTTATCATAAATAATAGGTTGAATAACTCCATACCCCAAACCCACCAAAATACATCCCGGAGCTATCATCCATTCCTTGGAAGAAATCCAGATCAAGAACAAACCGCAAGCTATGCTCAATAAGCTGTAAAATTTAGTTTTGTTACCACAAAGCTTCACTATTTGATTCAGAAAAAAGCCGGGAGCCATGATAGCCAGAAAGAAAAGGGAGATCATCACACCTGAATTCCCACTGGTAAAGTGGTATTCTTTCATCAGGAAAGGAAGATTGAAAGTAATAATCAAGGCAAGATAAGTGGCAAGTCCATAAAACAGCATCACACCTACAAGATGTTTGATGTTTATGCCATTCTTATTATTACCAATTTCAGCGTTTATCTCCGTATCCTGCTTTTCAGCATCCTCTTTATTCGTCATCGACACCGAACCACCTTCACTAATCATACTCCTTTGCAAATAAACCGAAAGGACCAGTGAAACCAGTGGCAGCAGATAAACCACAAACGGAAGATGCCAGTTTACTTCAGCCAGATAACCGGTTACGACGGTAGCTATCACAAGTGTTATATTTGTTATGGCGGAGCTAAGGCCAAACTGTTTTACCCGATATGTTCCTACAAAATATTTCGAAATCAAGCCTGTACTCAAAGGAACGATCATCCCCGAACCCACTCCTAACATGGCACTGATGGCAATCAATTGCCACATTTTATTAGAAAAGAGATAAAGTATGCCACTAAGAGCAAAAATCCCCAACCCCACCTGTAATAACCGGATGATATTCACACGTTCCGTCAGCTTACCAGC encodes:
- a CDS encoding glycosyltransferase family 2 protein; amino-acid sequence: MNVKLSFIIPFYGNANKELLNRCIKSIKNQGIKDSDYEIIIANDNGRGLGGARNIGLSQAIGKYIIFIDADDYIFQDSLLKCLALIEIHEPDILSFGLRKVIINQSKLTLEKRFSYSTYLSGAEYMSSHNFTGSACRHIFRKEFISSFRFAENRYHEDEDFVAKAYCFAQKTIITDYPVYAYCCQQQSITSTQTKETQTKRINDFHAMLMRIDHLLKTEELISQISQNALTRRLNFLTIDYIRQLRRNKLSIMEIRTKIKELVNDGLLPLPDKSYSWKYSITCKIINTLIYL
- a CDS encoding DegT/DnrJ/EryC1/StrS family aminotransferase, which produces MIKYFELQRVSDSFEPELSEAINRVIKSGWYIQGNENAKFESRFAEYCGAKYCVGTGNGMDALTLIFMAYQQLGIMQPGDEVIVPANTCIATIIGVLRAGLKPILCEPCWDTCNINPEKIEECITSRTRAILPVHLYGRCADMDPILAIAHRYHLKVVEDVAQAHGAVYKGKHAGHLGDAAAFSFYPSKNLGALGDGGAVVTDDEEVASLARSLGNYGSSAKYIHPYQGINSRLDELQAAVLSVKLSRLDANNERRRTIARLYIDGIHNSLLTLPQVDEWEQHVFHIFPIFSPVRDRLQAYLTEMGIQTLIHYPIPPHKQGALSEYSSLDLPVTERIHREVLSLPLSPQMSDEEVGQVIAALNRFE
- a CDS encoding outer membrane protein assembly factor BamE, producing MKRLRLLLLLFPLLFASCGILTNNIMKVQEGMSRQEVSKLFGTPDFRRFDREIEEWEYREASGVPGEWKVVVITFDGDKVISMNTFTLPQGHEHHHPQPIGC
- a CDS encoding GNAT family N-acetyltransferase, producing the protein MNEHIAESRLNVTRYTQDLKHIWDQFVPETKNGTFLLQRDYMDYHSDRFDDHSLMFYKGEQLIALLPAHLSGNAFCTHNGLTYGGLLLSYQATIDLVLEIFRLLFQYLKEIPEVERIIYRPVPHIYHAYPSEEDLYVLFRTNAHVIERKISSVVLLDKPLPFRTLHRRKLKKAQHTGLNICTDNAFELFWPILEANLEKRYDAQPVHSLKEMMLLHCYFPAEIELHRVVNVEGETIGGCVVYVTRQVAHVQYIGSTEYGRSVGALDYLFDYLLYDRYANKKYFDFGTSVEEGGRYLNAGLIFQKEGFGGRAVVYDAYELNLKFLSNDKVF
- a CDS encoding DMT family transporter; translated protein: MENKKLEANLSMAVSKVFSGLNMNALKFLLPLWLSPLTGATLRCTFAAVAFWVIDWFLPSEEKTSKKDKWLLFLLGAAGLYGFMFLYLIGLSKTTPISSSIFTSLQPVWVFIIMVSFFHERATGFKILGISIALVGALVCILTQKSDDLASDAFVGNMLCLLSSVVYAIYLVASKKILTAVGAMTMLKYTFSGAAFSGIIVSAITGFDAPVFSLPLHWLPFTVLMFVLIFPTVLSYMLLPIGLKYLKATVVAIYGYLILIVATIASLILGQDRFSWTQLFAILFICVGVYLVEVAEIKDKTVLIKK
- a CDS encoding malate dehydrogenase, producing MNFLTNEKLTIVGAAGMIGSNMAQTAMMMKLTPNICLYDPYAPALEGVAEELLHCGFADVNLTFTSDIKEALTGASYIVSSGGAARKAGMTREDLLKGNAEIAAQFGKDIRQYCPEVKHVVVIFNPADITGLITLLYSGLKPSQVSTLAALDSTRLQNELVKYFKIPASKIQNCRTYGGHGEQMAVFASTTTVDGDTLTNWIGTTRLPQTEWDAIKQRVIQGGKHIIDLRGRSSFQSPAYLSIEMIAAAMGGEPFRWPAGTYVSNGKFDHIMMAMETSITKDGISYKEVTGSPAEQQELEDSYKHLCKLRDEVIGMGIIPPIKDWHMLNPNIK
- a CDS encoding sugar 3,4-ketoisomerase encodes the protein MDYLKTFTDKRGSLTLLEFEKQVPFTVTRVYWIYDVPQGEERGKHANRLSYQYLIAIHGSVDVCLEDVNGRRTYHLTSKSEGLLVPPATWNELSNFSSDAVLLVFASHVYCPETYINSYEEFLDFIKR
- a CDS encoding DUF4476 domain-containing protein, which codes for MIRKLIFGFFFLLAAVSLKAFSLDGIRIESPGERIVVFVDGQRICEPTNSCFVANLRGNCRVEVYAAHRSDDYRREDALFDERVYCSVGKIKEIIIRDSHRPGHGNGNRPDRPGHNSHDAYGDPPMSNSSFEQFIHLMDKQNFTSDREELLNNALISSYFTTDQCIRLLKFYTFDSEKKAFLKKIYPRIADKPNFFRAIDQLTFSMDKNEINEFIKKYHENR
- a CDS encoding O-antigen translocase → MTNQQSTYRQIFKATSIFGGVQIFNILINIIKSKILAVLLGPTGIGLFGMLNSTLDVLKTITGLGINSSAVKEISEAAGSGDIVKVSRILKTLQRWLLLTGLLGFIVTLLLASHLSQWTFGNKEYTWSFIWLSVVLFFAALSSGQLAALQGMRKIGYMAKSGMIGSFVGLLLSIPLFYLFSYNGIVPSIIISAVCTLIFSSVYAKKIKTVKVNEPFLKSLGHGLGLIKLGIAMMFSGSLAIIAGYILKAYITQKGGIIDAGIFQAGFSISEGYFGLIFTAMATDYYPRLAAVNKDNLRIKDEVNKQAEIGILIASPIIIIALFLMPVAIRILYSKSFLNAVTYVNWAMLGNIFKIASWAMGYVLLAKGKSQIFICTAIFFNSTYLVLNITGYNWLGIEGLGVAFFIYYIIHFIGIYIICSLFFNFGFQKSFKKLFLSILALSIVAFYIQSVENIWIKYIFAAFVFMVSLYLSYYHLNKKIGIKQIIIKKINKNGKRF
- a CDS encoding CvfB family protein; translated protein: MSIKLGKFNQLEVVKEVDFGMYLDGGEEGEILLPSRYVPEDCKVGDMLNVFLYLDIDERLVATTLTPLVQVGEFACLEVAWVNEYGAFLKWGLMKDLFVPFGEQKMKMQVGNKYIIHAHIDEESYRIVASAKVDRYLSKETPEYQPGDEVDVLIWQKTDLGFKAIIDNKFGGLLYDSEIFQPLHTGMELKAFVKQVREDGKIDLILQKPGFEKVGDFSKDLLQYIKDHEGHIALTDKSPAEDIYAIFGVSKKTFKKAVGDLYKKRVVALEEKGIRLVRP